GTCAGAGCAGCATCCAGATCCCACGTGGGGCTTGGGCTCCCGACAGTCCCCCTGGGGGTGTCCACACTCCTCCCTCCAGCTGGCTCTGGAGCTCCTGGCACCACTGAGGCCCAGGTCCAAGCTGCAGGGCCTCGTGGCTCCTCACGAGGCCGGCGGCCGTCTCTGCTCAGGGGCGGGCGAGCACCGCTGCAGAAGGGagctcttccccctccctcacttgggGGCCTTGTCCCCTTTTGCCCCCACGGTCAGGCTTCCCAGGGTTGAGAAGAACTCCTCCATTTCCTTCTGCAGCAGCTGGTTCCTCTTCTCCGCATCTTCCCGGGCCCGCTCCGAGTTCCTCAGCTTTATTTCCAGCATcgtgtactttttcttttcctggtccAGTTCTTCTTCCAGCTGCGACATTCGCTTCCTCAGAGTGGCACTACCTTCTTCGAGTCTttaaaatcaagaagaaagacACTGTTTTAGACTGATGGCTGGGCGTCAGTGAACACGTGCCTGCGTGCACGCCTTCCGAAGGAGCCGGTCAGGCGGCCCAGGGATGGGAAGACGCATGCGGGCTCAGAGCTGGCTCTACAGCAGGCCCCACAGGCCTCGGCAGTTCCTCCCAGGACCCTGGTACTTCACCCCCCCGGGGGACCTCCCCTAGGCCTGTGACCCAGAAAGGCCAGCATGAGCATTTGGCCCTTTGGCACTCGAGGCTGGGAGCCTGAGTCCTtgctaaaatataaaatccaCTTGCCCTCCAGCCCAGCCGACTGTCCGCTGAGGAATGGACTGCTGGCTGGCAGAAGGCAGGACTGGTCCCTAGATGGAGACGGAAGTAGGAAACTGGCCCCTCGCCTTTGCTCTTCTGGCCGCCGTggaccccagcctccctccagctgccccacctcccatggcctccccccaggccccagccagACACGGCGACTCACTGGAAATCCCATTTGGGTTGTGCCCTCCATTCCTACTTGTCCTTCACTCCCCAGCTCGAATGCCTCACCCTCAGCGATAAGTCTCTGGATCCTCCCCAGGAGGCCACATCAGCGTTCCTTGATGCCGTGGCAGACATGCTTCTGTGGATGTTGACACCACACAGAACAGAGGTCGGCACATCCATCTTTTCAGCCAGATGACTACTTCCCGTAAGGCCTGTGGGGCATGCTAAGCCCAGCCCCTGAGAACCAAAACactggagtttgagccccagcctGGCTGCTTATGAGGCACGTGACTGTGGGCAGAACACAAACTACCGGGTCCTGGTGTCTTTTCTGAAAAACTGTCAGGGACAACCCTTCCTCCAGGAGCTACAGCTACAATGAACACAGATGAGTGCACAGCGCAACACCTGTGACATGGGGTAATAGGAGTAAGAATCCATTCCCACCGCATCCAGGCCCAGGCCTCCACCCTCAATCAACGAACACAAAGCATGAAGAAGGCAGGAAAcctccctgcagcccagccccccATCTGGGGAGCACAGGACACGCTATGAGAAGAATCCCCACGGCAGGTGGcagcaggcccccccccccccccagactccTCACTGCTTCTCCTCTGGCTCCAGCCCCCTCTTGGCTGGCTCCTCCTCTCCGATCTGGTGCTCTCAAGCTTGGGCCTGGGCCTCCTGTTTCCTCTCTATGTGGCTCATCGTGTGACCTCATCCAGTCTCCAGACCCGAGGCTGCATCTACATGCTGACGACCTCTCAGCCTCTGTGTGCCTCGACTCCACTCAGAAACTTGGTAAGCACCGCACCTCAGCGGGTCCACAGTTGGCTCCTGACCCTTCTTCTCCAAACCACTTCTGTGGCCCTGGTGTCCCACACACTGAACACCCCCCTTCCATTTATTACACCAAGACAAAAATGTCCCCTAAGTCCGTTCTTTCTTCACCCCCACATCTGACCAATTAGCAAGCCTTCCAAACACGTTCAGAATCTGGTGCTTCTCTCCACCTCAACTGCTGCCCGTCAGGTCCATGACATGCACACGTCTGGCCTGGAGCCCCAcgctctgccctccacccccctttCTCCCACTCCACTTGCCCGACCCTTTCCTCCACCTACCTCTCCCCACTGCAACCCCTGGCCTTCCCTCTGTCCCAGCACAGCCTTCCAGCTCTCTCTTCCCATgctcccctgccctccaccctgcTAGTTCTCCTCCTTTATCTGACCTTCTAAGAtaccatagatttaaaaaaaaattttttttatgtttgtttattttagagagagagccagagacagagcacaagtggaggaggggcagagcgagagggagacacagaatctgaagcaggctccaggctctgagctgtcagcacagaacccgacacgggactcgaacttacaaaccgcgagatcatgacctgagtgaaagtcggATGtgtaactgagccagccaggtgcccctcacataccatagatatttaaaaaatctatctcGTTCATGGTcgcttcccctcacccccaacacacacagtaccaaataaaaataaggacagAGGTTTTGATCGGTTTTGGTCTTGGCTCTGTCCCCAACATCTCATACAGTGTCTGCACATCACAGCCACTCAATGAATTCTCTTTTGGGAATGTAAGAATTGGTACAGGGGAGGGGTTCTGAGTCCCGGAAAGCAGGGCTGAAAGCTGGTTTCCCCCAACTCCGCAGACCAGACCCAGTGCAGACTCCATATGTAAAGACCTGCTGGCTGGGGCTCTGTTCTTTCCTGTGCTCAGAGAGATCCTCCTCTCCCTAGACCACCCCTCGGCCCAGGACGACAGCACAGACCACTCTGCTGGCGAGAGTACTACAAGGGCTGCCGCTGCTGCCCCCTTGCTTCTGAGAGCCTCCCACCCACCAAGCGGGAGGAAGCGTGAGCAGTGAAAGCTTCCTGAGCACTCTGGCTGcaccgggccctgtgctgaggaCCCCCATCCAATGGCACTTAATCCTCATGCTAAAGGGGTGACGTCATCAAGCCCAGAGAGCCTGCCAGACAGACATTCAGCCAATACACACCGGGGTCAGACAGCCCACCTGGGATGCTCGGCCAATACCCAGCGGGCAGGGGCCCGACCCCAGGCAGTCTCACCCAGAGCCCTCCACGAAGCACAGCATTGTCCCCCTGAGAAACCTAAGCTGCTGAGAAGGTAAAAGAACTAGAAGCTCAAGCTGGCTCCACAAACAGCTGAGGAAGTGAAAAGTGGACTCTGACGCCCTCTGAGGCTGTCCTCACACTTGCCATGTATTCTGTAGTTTTTGTCTTCGAGCTCATCTTCAGCTGTAATCCTCCTCCTCTGTATCTGCGGGGCGTTCCATTGTTACCTCTGCCTGGGAAGTCCCAGCCCAGCGCTCCTGTGTGTGGGgtatctccccctgcccccgttGTATACCTCACAGTTCTACTCCTGTTGTGTCCTTTCTCCTCCTGGCTCAGCCCAATCCTATTGGTCCTTCAACTCCTAGCTCCCACGTCGCCCGCTGCGACCCTCCCTGACCTCCTGCAGAACAGAAGGGCCGACGCTGCCATTGAAGCTCCCTGTAGAAATCCCAGGCTCAGAGTCAGAAGCAGGagtcccttccaccccccactGTCTCTGATGGAGAAAGGAAGACCTCAGAACACACAGACAGACACCTGCTAGTGGGTGGGACCTGATTTACAGGTCAGACATCTGGGGCAAGGGGCTAGGGAGCCGGAGAGGCTGGGAGAAGCactgcatgctgtcagtgcaagacTCTGCTCCTGACCTTGGGTGGAGAACCTGGCGCCTCAGAGCTGGGAAACCCCCTCCtcacaggggagggggaaggatcACACCAGGACCATCAGTGAACAAACCTGCAGGGCTCAGAATGGGGCACAAGGCATCCTCCTGTGACCAGGGCAGGTAGGAGGGCACCGCTTAGCACAGCCAGCTCCCTCCTCATAGAAAATTGGATTACAGTCCCAGAAGGCGTTTCCATATCGGGCCCGACCAGGTCAGCCAGCCAGGCTAGCTAGCCCAGGGCCAGCATCGCACGTGGGCGCTTCCTTGGGCCCTTGCACACCTCAGGGGGCCCACCTCCTCCCTGAGGGCCACGGAGGGACCCCCATGCTGAGCCCCTCCATTAAAGGTGCTCTGAACAGCTAAGGCTGAGCTTCTGACTCACTCACTCATCCAGCAGGCATTTATGGAGCTCTGACTGCATGCCAGGCCCCAGAGCTCCTGAGCTTTCCCAGACATAGGAGCCCACCCCTCCATTCCCAACCCTGTCCTGGGGGCATTCTCCCAGCAAGGTGGCTCCCAGGGGCTGGCTGCTCTGAGCCCTGCCTCCTGGTGGCTTGCTCTCAGTGCCAGAGGCCATGACCAGAGGCCAACTGCCCAGGGCCTGTGCCCCGTGGGCTGCTGGCCGCAAGGCTCCGCCGGgcccttggggggtggggggggggcggcctcACACTCACCCAGCGGCTGCAGCCCTTTACCTTTTCATACTCATCTCGTACTCAGTCCTCTGCCGGCACAGCTCCGCCCTGAGCTCTGTGACCAGGCCCTGGAGAGCCTCGGAGCAGCGGGCATAGTCCtggctggggctgcctgggtcACTGGGCTCGCTGCTGCTGATGCAGGTGCCCACCTCGTCTGGGCCGCGGCCCAGGTCCGGGGATCTGCGGTCCTCGCTGCtgctggggaaaggggagggtTCGAGGCCCCCCTCGGTGGGCAGGGAGCTGCAGGCGGACGAGTCGCTGGCCCGGCAGGCTGTGCAGCTGCTGAGCGAGGCCCCCGCCGACGCCTCGCAGGAGGAGGCCCCCGACCACGCCGTGCTGGCCACACTGGGAGTGCTGGGAAAGAGGCCGCTGGGCGGGGGCACGTTGTCGTAGGTGGAGAGTCTCTGCGCAGAGCCAGAGTCCTTGAGCCGTTCTCCCGAGGAGGCCCGGCGGTGGCCGCGCAGGGAGGACAGCCCGTTCATGAGCCAGTTCCCTCCGGAGGAGATGATGGGCACCTCCAGGGAGGAGCTGCCCACCTTCGGGCTCCCTGACCGGGCCCCCGGCTGCCAGAAGGAAGATTTCCAGTTGGGCAGAGTCTGCACCTTCTTCCCGGGgctggtggcagtggtggggcTGCCTCGGCCACCCGGACCCACGGGGGAGGTTCTAGACAGCGCCGCCACAGTGGCCCCGTCCAGAGAAGAGGTCCTGTGTGATGGCAGGCCGGGGGTGCCGGGGCTGCCGGGCTCTGGCTGGCCGTCCCTTGGGACCTCCTCGGAGCCCCACCCCACTGTGCACGGTGGGCCCCCCCGTGGGGAGGCTGGCCCCTCCTCGGCCCTCGAGGTGAAGAGTTGGCTGTGTTTGCGGATCAGGACGGTCATCAGGTGCTGGACCAGGGACGTGCCTGCCAGGAAGAGGGAGTGAGAAAGCCTGGCCATGGATGTCTCCAGTCCAGGGTCTCTAGACCAGACCTGACGCAGGGTATCGGCAGTCCAGAACCAGGCTGCTCCTCCAGAGAGCTCAGCAAGGCCTGCCATCTGCCTCCCCGAAGGAAAGGACAGCCACCAAACCCTCCAAATCCAGCACGAGCAGAAGGACCCACCCACGAATCCCCTTCCTTGGACACAGAGGGGCACCGTGCCTCCAGCCCGAGGCGTGCAAGGAAGAAGCAGGCACGATGCCTGCTGAGGCTGCAGGGCGAGCCAGTGGCAGGCAGGCCCTAGGAATCACGACCTAGACATCACAGCCTTCTAGGTTGTCCCAGGTCACTCCCCTGGACTGCTGATGATGGCTGTGCCTGACTGTCCACATTCTGGGGGGCTCTGGGACAGGGACAGAAATGTCTTACAGGTGCATGTGGGCACACATACAGTCCCACATGCTGACGGTCGTAACACACAAttccatatatacacatataaatgtatgcagcccccaacacacacaataCCCCCCTcacgcacacgtacacacaaTCACGCACACAATACCTCCTCTCCAGGCCACAGCCCCTAAGATGCAGCCTGGGGAGCCTGTATTCCTGAgcctgggggttggggagaaagCGACAAAAGGGGGGCAATACAATGGGACCGTGGTACCTATCCGCTTGCCTTGGTCCCTGCTGTTACCCTCCACCAAACAAAGACCAGAGACTGGGAAGGTTTCCAGGTGATAAGGAAGGAGGGGTCCTTGGGTGGACACTCCCACTAGAGGCAACTAAGAAtcctggaaaaaataaaggaactctTAGGCCAGAAAACTGGGTGAGGCAGGAACTCTGGGTTTGCTGTCGGGCATCTGTTCAACCTGGCAGGCCGCGAAACTGGGGGCCTGGGGTGAGAGACCAAGCCAGGCAGGCCAAGGGGGGATCTGAGTGAGAGTGCCACCCCAAGAGTCACAACCTTGGCTTGGGGGGACAGAGAGCTGCAGACAGGTCTGCTCAGCAAGGAATAGCAACTCTGCCCTCAGCTTGCCAGGGGCCAGCGGTGGCAGCCCCAGCAGGCTTTGTCCTGTGTGAGACCTGGCCAGCCTCTGCACACCTGAGCCGGGACTGGCTGTGGGTCTCCTGTCTGCGAGGACTCCCACACTAACCCCTCTGAGACAGTCTTCCACGGGGCCTCCGAGCCTGGGCTCTGTTTCTGGGTCAGCCTGTACCTGTGCCCTTTAGTAAATCTAGCTGACAGAGAGTCACCTTGCCCCTCCTGACCTCAGTTtactcatgtgtaaaatgggtgCCATAACCACACATGAGCTGCttgtaaagattaaaatgaaGTGATACGAGTAAGGCACTTAGTAGGGGCCCTTGCATATTGAAAGCAGTGGCTACTGCTAGTTttcatattattatataatattaatatatattaatatacaatatataatataaatatatttatgtataaatatataatgtaatatataatgtaatataaatatataattaagatacattatataatatataacttttatat
The genomic region above belongs to Felis catus isolate Fca126 chromosome D2, F.catus_Fca126_mat1.0, whole genome shotgun sequence and contains:
- the ARHGAP22 gene encoding rho GTPase-activating protein 22 isoform X11 translates to MGLMPASRAFSRCCACPRPPCRLPACCAPAAPGIFGQRLEDTVHHERKYGPRLAPLLVEQCVDFIRERGLTEEGLFRMPGQANLVRDLQDSFDCGEKPLFDSTTDVHTVASLLKLYLRELPEPVVPFARYEDFLSCAQLLTKDEGEGTLELAKQVSSLPLANYNLLRYICKFLDEVQSHSNVNKMSVQNLATVFGPNILRPQLEDPVTIMEGTSLVQHLMTVLIRKHSQLFTSRAEEGPASPRGGPPCTVGWGSEEVPRDGQPEPGSPGTPGLPSHRTSSLDGATVAALSRTSPVGPGGRGSPTTATSPGKKVQTLPNWKSSFWQPGARSGSPKVGSSSLEVPIISSGGNWLMNGLSSLRGHRRASSGERLKDSGSAQRLSTYDNVPPPSGLFPSTPSVASTAWSGASSCEASAGASLSSCTACRASDSSACSSLPTEGGLEPSPFPSSSEDRRSPDLGRGPDEVGTCISSSEPSDPGSPSQDYARCSEALQGLVTELRAELCRQRTEYEMSMKRLEEGSATLRKRMSQLEEELDQEKKKYTMLEIKLRNSERAREDAEKRNQLLQKEMEEFFSTLGSLTVGAKGDKAPK
- the ARHGAP22 gene encoding rho GTPase-activating protein 22 isoform X1, producing MLPTASSKRTFAARYFARSKSLVMGEQSRSPGRPPCPHRLGPILKEGWLKKQRSIMKNWQPRWFVLRGDQLFYYKDKDETKPQGFISLQGTRVTELLPGPEDAGKHLFEISPGGTGEREKVPANPEALLLMASSQRDMEDWVQAIRRVIWAPLGGGTARRSHAHPLEPLPSGIFGQRLEDTVHHERKYGPRLAPLLVEQCVDFIRERGLTEEGLFRMPGQANLVRDLQDSFDCGEKPLFDSTTDVHTVASLLKLYLRELPEPVVPFARYEDFLSCAQLLTKDEGEGTLELAKQVSSLPLANYNLLRYICKFLDEVQSHSNVNKMSVQNLATVFGPNILRPQLEDPVTIMEGTSLVQHLMTVLIRKHSQLFTSRAEEGPASPRGGPPCTVGWGSEEVPRDGQPEPGSPGTPGLPSHRTSSLDGATVAALSRTSPVGPGGRGSPTTATSPGKKVQTLPNWKSSFWQPGARSGSPKVGSSSLEVPIISSGGNWLMNGLSSLRGHRRASSGERLKDSGSAQRLSTYDNVPPPSGLFPSTPSVASTAWSGASSCEASAGASLSSCTACRASDSSACSSLPTEGGLEPSPFPSSSEDRRSPDLGRGPDEVGTCISSSEPSDPGSPSQDYARCSEALQGLVTELRAELCRQRTEYEMSMKRLEEGSATLRKRMSQLEEELDQEKKKYTMLEIKLRNSERAREDAEKRNQLLQKEMEEFFSTLGSLTVGAKGDKAPK
- the ARHGAP22 gene encoding rho GTPase-activating protein 22 isoform X5; the protein is MLPTASSKRTFAARYFARSKSLVMGEQSRSPGRPPCPHRLGPILKEGWLKKQRSIMKNWQPRWFVLRGDQLFYYKDKDETKPQGFISLQGTRVTELLPGPEDAGKHLFEISPGIFGQRLEDTVHHERKYGPRLAPLLVEQCVDFIRERGLTEEGLFRMPGQANLVRDLQDSFDCGEKPLFDSTTDVHTVASLLKLYLRELPEPVVPFARYEDFLSCAQLLTKDEGEGTLELAKQVSSLPLANYNLLRYICKFLDEVQSHSNVNKMSVQNLATVFGPNILRPQLEDPVTIMEGTSLVQHLMTVLIRKHSQLFTSRAEEGPASPRGGPPCTVGWGSEEVPRDGQPEPGSPGTPGLPSHRTSSLDGATVAALSRTSPVGPGGRGSPTTATSPGKKVQTLPNWKSSFWQPGARSGSPKVGSSSLEVPIISSGGNWLMNGLSSLRGHRRASSGERLKDSGSAQRLSTYDNVPPPSGLFPSTPSVASTAWSGASSCEASAGASLSSCTACRASDSSACSSLPTEGGLEPSPFPSSSEDRRSPDLGRGPDEVGTCISSSEPSDPGSPSQDYARCSEALQGLVTELRAELCRQRTEYEMSMKRLEEGSATLRKRMSQLEEELDQEKKKYTMLEIKLRNSERAREDAEKRNQLLQKEMEEFFSTLGSLTVGAKGDKAPK
- the ARHGAP22 gene encoding rho GTPase-activating protein 22 isoform X3 produces the protein MLPTASSKRTFAARYFARSKSLVMGEQSRSPGRPPCPHRLGPILKEGWLKKQRSIMKNWQPRWFVLRGDQLFYYKDKDETKPQGFISLQGTRVTELLPGPEDAGKHLFEISPGGTGEREKVPANPEALLLMASSQRDMEDWVQAIRRVIWAPLGGGIFGQRLEDTVHHERKYGPRLAPLLVEQCVDFIRERGLTEEGLFRMPGQANLVRDLQDSFDCGEKPLFDSTTDVHTVASLLKLYLRELPEPVVPFARYEDFLSCAQLLTKDEGEGTLELAKQVSSLPLANYNLLRYICKFLDEVQSHSNVNKMSVQNLATVFGPNILRPQLEDPVTIMEGTSLVQHLMTVLIRKHSQLFTSRAEEGPASPRGGPPCTVGWGSEEVPRDGQPEPGSPGTPGLPSHRTSSLDGATVAALSRTSPVGPGGRGSPTTATSPGKKVQTLPNWKSSFWQPGARSGSPKVGSSSLEVPIISSGGNWLMNGLSSLRGHRRASSGERLKDSGSAQRLSTYDNVPPPSGLFPSTPSVASTAWSGASSCEASAGASLSSCTACRASDSSACSSLPTEGGLEPSPFPSSSEDRRSPDLGRGPDEVGTCISSSEPSDPGSPSQDYARCSEALQGLVTELRAELCRQRTEYEMSMKRLEEGSATLRKRMSQLEEELDQEKKKYTMLEIKLRNSERAREDAEKRNQLLQKEMEEFFSTLGSLTVGAKGDKAPK
- the ARHGAP22 gene encoding rho GTPase-activating protein 22 isoform X8 encodes the protein MPFWPARYLKRSRRQPWGGTGEREKVPANPEALLLMASSQRDMEDWVQAIRRVIWAPLGGGTARRSHAHPLEPLPSGIFGQRLEDTVHHERKYGPRLAPLLVEQCVDFIRERGLTEEGLFRMPGQANLVRDLQDSFDCGEKPLFDSTTDVHTVASLLKLYLRELPEPVVPFARYEDFLSCAQLLTKDEGEGTLELAKQVSSLPLANYNLLRYICKFLDEVQSHSNVNKMSVQNLATVFGPNILRPQLEDPVTIMEGTSLVQHLMTVLIRKHSQLFTSRAEEGPASPRGGPPCTVGWGSEEVPRDGQPEPGSPGTPGLPSHRTSSLDGATVAALSRTSPVGPGGRGSPTTATSPGKKVQTLPNWKSSFWQPGARSGSPKVGSSSLEVPIISSGGNWLMNGLSSLRGHRRASSGERLKDSGSAQRLSTYDNVPPPSGLFPSTPSVASTAWSGASSCEASAGASLSSCTACRASDSSACSSLPTEGGLEPSPFPSSSEDRRSPDLGRGPDEVGTCISSSEPSDPGSPSQDYARCSEALQGLVTELRAELCRQRTEYEMSMKRLEEGSATLRKRMSQLEEELDQEKKKYTMLEIKLRNSERAREDAEKRNQLLQKEMEEFFSTLGSLTVGAKGDKAPK
- the ARHGAP22 gene encoding rho GTPase-activating protein 22 isoform X9, coding for MPFWPARYLKRSRRQPWGGTGEREKVPANPEALLLMASSQRDMEDWVQAIRRVIWAPLGGGIFGQRLEDTVHHERKYGPRLAPLLVEQCVDFIRERGLTEEGLFRMPGQANLVRDLQDSFDCGEKPLFDSTTDVHTVASLLKLYLRELPEPVVPFARYEDFLSCAQLLTKDEGEGTLELAKQVSSLPLANYNLLRYICKFLDEVQSHSNVNKMSVQNLATVFGPNILRPQLEDPVTIMEGTSLVQHLMTVLIRKHSQLFTSRAEEGPASPRGGPPCTVGWGSEEVPRDGQPEPGSPGTPGLPSHRTSSLDGATVAALSRTSPVGPGGRGSPTTATSPGKKVQTLPNWKSSFWQPGARSGSPKVGSSSLEVPIISSGGNWLMNGLSSLRGHRRASSGERLKDSGSAQRLSTYDNVPPPSGLFPSTPSVASTAWSGASSCEASAGASLSSCTACRASDSSACSSLPTEGGLEPSPFPSSSEDRRSPDLGRGPDEVGTCISSSEPSDPGSPSQDYARCSEALQGLVTELRAELCRQRTEYEMSMKRLEEGSATLRKRMSQLEEELDQEKKKYTMLEIKLRNSERAREDAEKRNQLLQKEMEEFFSTLGSLTVGAKGDKAPK
- the ARHGAP22 gene encoding rho GTPase-activating protein 22 isoform X2 encodes the protein MLSPKIRQARRARSKSLVMGEQSRSPGRPPCPHRLGPILKEGWLKKQRSIMKNWQPRWFVLRGDQLFYYKDKDETKPQGFISLQGTRVTELLPGPEDAGKHLFEISPGGTGEREKVPANPEALLLMASSQRDMEDWVQAIRRVIWAPLGGGTARRSHAHPLEPLPSGIFGQRLEDTVHHERKYGPRLAPLLVEQCVDFIRERGLTEEGLFRMPGQANLVRDLQDSFDCGEKPLFDSTTDVHTVASLLKLYLRELPEPVVPFARYEDFLSCAQLLTKDEGEGTLELAKQVSSLPLANYNLLRYICKFLDEVQSHSNVNKMSVQNLATVFGPNILRPQLEDPVTIMEGTSLVQHLMTVLIRKHSQLFTSRAEEGPASPRGGPPCTVGWGSEEVPRDGQPEPGSPGTPGLPSHRTSSLDGATVAALSRTSPVGPGGRGSPTTATSPGKKVQTLPNWKSSFWQPGARSGSPKVGSSSLEVPIISSGGNWLMNGLSSLRGHRRASSGERLKDSGSAQRLSTYDNVPPPSGLFPSTPSVASTAWSGASSCEASAGASLSSCTACRASDSSACSSLPTEGGLEPSPFPSSSEDRRSPDLGRGPDEVGTCISSSEPSDPGSPSQDYARCSEALQGLVTELRAELCRQRTEYEMSMKRLEEGSATLRKRMSQLEEELDQEKKKYTMLEIKLRNSERAREDAEKRNQLLQKEMEEFFSTLGSLTVGAKGDKAPK
- the ARHGAP22 gene encoding rho GTPase-activating protein 22 isoform X7: MGLCCCKDWRGHLPAPKGGTGEREKVPANPEALLLMASSQRDMEDWVQAIRRVIWAPLGGGTARRSHAHPLEPLPSGIFGQRLEDTVHHERKYGPRLAPLLVEQCVDFIRERGLTEEGLFRMPGQANLVRDLQDSFDCGEKPLFDSTTDVHTVASLLKLYLRELPEPVVPFARYEDFLSCAQLLTKDEGEGTLELAKQVSSLPLANYNLLRYICKFLDEVQSHSNVNKMSVQNLATVFGPNILRPQLEDPVTIMEGTSLVQHLMTVLIRKHSQLFTSRAEEGPASPRGGPPCTVGWGSEEVPRDGQPEPGSPGTPGLPSHRTSSLDGATVAALSRTSPVGPGGRGSPTTATSPGKKVQTLPNWKSSFWQPGARSGSPKVGSSSLEVPIISSGGNWLMNGLSSLRGHRRASSGERLKDSGSAQRLSTYDNVPPPSGLFPSTPSVASTAWSGASSCEASAGASLSSCTACRASDSSACSSLPTEGGLEPSPFPSSSEDRRSPDLGRGPDEVGTCISSSEPSDPGSPSQDYARCSEALQGLVTELRAELCRQRTEYEMSMKRLEEGSATLRKRMSQLEEELDQEKKKYTMLEIKLRNSERAREDAEKRNQLLQKEMEEFFSTLGSLTVGAKGDKAPK